CGTTGATTGCCTTCAACATCATGGTCGCCCCCGTGCACGGGCTCTACGAGCGGCCGAGCGTCGCGGTGGCGCTGTTTATCAGCGACCAGCTCCAGATGTCGGGCATGAGTACGGTCCGCGCGGCGTGGCTGCTGGCGCTCGGCCGCCTCATCGTGGTGGCGTTCTTTGCCATTTTCCTGGCCCTGCTCTCGATTCCCCGAGTCCGCAAGGCCGGCGGCTCGGACGAGGCGCTCGCCATTGCGCTTGTCATCGGCAGCCTGATGTCGTTCGCGAGCATGGTGATGGCCTCGAAGGTCGGCGAGATGGCCGCCCTCAGGCTGCACGCGACCGAGCTTCTGCTGCTGCTCGGCGCGACAATCGTGCTGGTGATCGAGCGGCCGGTCCGGCCGCGCGTGGAAACCACAGCGCCGCTAGGGCTTGAGCAGGCCGAGCTCCTGCACAATCGCTGAGGCTTCCTTGACGGCGTGGTTGGCCGCCGGCACGCCGCAATAGATCGCCTGCTGAAGAAGGATTTCCTTGATATCGTCGGGGGTGAAGCCGCCCTCGGCGAGCGCTGCGCGCACGTGCAGGCGAAATTCATCCCATTGCCCGAGCGCGACCATGGTGCCGATGACGAGCACGCGCCGCGTCCGCTCGTCGAAATGCGGCCGCGTCCAGATCTCGCCCCAGGCGTAGCGGGTGATCAGGTCCTGGAAATCGGTATTGAACGCATTGCGGTTGGCGATCGACTTGTCGACCCAGGCGTTGCCGAGCACCTTGCGGCGCGCCTTCATGCCGGCATCGCGGCGCTTCTCGTCGTCCATTGATTTCCTCCAGAATTGAGTCATTCCGGGGCGATGCGAAGCATCGAACCCGGAATCTCGAGATTCCGGATTCGCCTCTTCGAGGCGCCCCGGAATGACAATCAACAATTAGCGTTGCGTCAAGAAGCCGACCACCGCGTCGGTGAAGGCGTGCGGCTGCTCGACATTGGAGATGTGGGCGGCATCGATGATGGTCATGCTGGCGCCGGGAATTTGGCTGCGGATCAATTCGCCCGCCGAAATCGGGGTCGCCATGTCGTGGCGGCCGGCGATCACGAGCGTCGGGCTCTTGATCTTCGGCAGCAGCGCGCGCTGGTCGAGCGTCGACAGCGCCTCGCAGCAGGCGAGATAGCCCTCGACGGGGGAAGCGAGCAGCATCGATTTCATCTTGGCGGTGATCTGCGGCTCACGCTCGCGGAAATCTGCGGTGAGCCACCCCGCGAGCACGGCATCGGCGACCGCCGCGATGCCGCCCGTCTTCACCGCCTCGATACGTTCCAGCCATTTGTTTGGTTCGGCGTAGTAGCAAGAGGTATTGGCAAGGATGATCTTGCCGAACCGCTCTGGCGCGTTGGCGCCCAGCCATTGCCCGACCATGCCGCCCATCGACAGGCCGCACCAATGCACCTTCTCGATGTTGAGATCGTCGAGGATCGCGAGCACGTCGCGGCCGAAGCGCTCCATCGAATAGGGGCCGGGGGCTACGCTTGACTTGCCGTGGCCGCGGCGGTCATAGCGGATGACGCGGAACACCTGCGTCAGCGCCTTCATCTGCGGCTCCCACATCTGCAGCGTGCAGCCGAGCGAGTTGGAGAGCATCAGGGTCGGCCCGCCGTCGCGGCCCTCGACGGACACGTTGAGCAGGCACCCGTCGGCATCGATCATGGGCATGGCGGCGTCTCCGTTTATTCGCGGTCGAGGCTGTCGAGCAGCCGGTCGATCAGGGCTTGGGAAGCGCCTTGATAGGCCATC
This region of Bradyrhizobium sp. CCGUVB1N3 genomic DNA includes:
- a CDS encoding carboxymuconolactone decarboxylase family protein: MDDEKRRDAGMKARRKVLGNAWVDKSIANRNAFNTDFQDLITRYAWGEIWTRPHFDERTRRVLVIGTMVALGQWDEFRLHVRAALAEGGFTPDDIKEILLQQAIYCGVPAANHAVKEASAIVQELGLLKP
- the pcaD gene encoding 3-oxoadipate enol-lactonase, coding for MPMIDADGCLLNVSVEGRDGGPTLMLSNSLGCTLQMWEPQMKALTQVFRVIRYDRRGHGKSSVAPGPYSMERFGRDVLAILDDLNIEKVHWCGLSMGGMVGQWLGANAPERFGKIILANTSCYYAEPNKWLERIEAVKTGGIAAVADAVLAGWLTADFREREPQITAKMKSMLLASPVEGYLACCEALSTLDQRALLPKIKSPTLVIAGRHDMATPISAGELIRSQIPGASMTIIDAAHISNVEQPHAFTDAVVGFLTQR